A single Rhinolophus ferrumequinum isolate MPI-CBG mRhiFer1 chromosome 20, mRhiFer1_v1.p, whole genome shotgun sequence DNA region contains:
- the LOC117012128 gene encoding protein lifeguard 1-like, producing the protein MKMDLEVSEPIDFSAGDHQHLIRKAADDNIQAKSNRSYKTSPSLGPQQTHGNPHSKASQRVDTYVVQISEETAPNDSSTVANPFSERSIRRAFMIKVFLLLSVQLVVTGAIISMFLFWMTLKTWVLENAWFTYAILPAFFVVFIVLACCGKLRRQVPANYILLGLFTILQGLLLGTVSVFYKAEEVLWAVAATALVTSSLTLFALQTKWDFTLLNGTLFVLVFILIIYGILLIFIRSYWLHLLYAGLGTVIFSLYLVMDVQLMMGGRHHYYKLDPEEYVFAALNIYLDIINLFLFILQLIGLVR; encoded by the exons at GAAAATGGACTTGGAGGTCAGTGAACCAATAGACTTTAGTGCTGGAGACCATCAACACCTGATCCGGAAAGCAGCAGATGACAACATCCAGGCCAAATCTAATCGGTCCTACAAAACGTCACCTTCACTTGGGCCACAGCAAACTCATGGGAATCCACATTCAAAGGCTAGTCAGCGAGTGGATACCTATGTGGTACAAATTTCAGAGGAGACCGCCCCCAATGACAGCAGTACTGTAGCCAACCCATTCTCAGAAAGATCTATCCGCAGAG CTTTCATGATAAAAGTTTTCCTGCTTCTGTCAGTTCAGTTGGTGGTCACTGGGGCAATTATCAGCATGTTTCTTTTCTG GATGACTTTAAAAACTTGGGTGCTTGAGAATGCCTGGTTCACTTATGCAATCTT GCCAGCATTTTTCGTTGTATTTATTGTACTTGCTTGCTGTGGGAAACTCCGCCGTCAGGTGCCTGCAAATTACATTCTCCTGGGATTATTT acaaTTCTTCAAGGTCTACTGCTAGGAACCGTATCAGT TTTCTATAAAGCCGAGGAGGTGTTATGGGCAGTAGCAGCAACCGCTCTGGTGACGTCATCGCTCACTTTATTTGCTCTTCAAACAAAA TGGGATTTCACCTTGTTAAATGGAACGCTGTTCGTTTTAGTCTTCATACTTATTATCTATGGAATTCTCTTAATCTTCATACGATCATAT TGGTTACATCTATTGTATGCTGGACTTGGAACTGTGATCTTCTCACTT TACTTGGTGATGGACGTGCAGCTGATGATGGGAGGGCGCCATCATTATTATAAGCTGGACCCTGAAGAGTATGTTTTTGCTGCTCTGAACATCTACTTGGATATAATcaaccttttcctttttatattgcAACTGATTGGACTGGTACGGTAG